In Candidatus Kaistella beijingensis, a genomic segment contains:
- a CDS encoding outer membrane beta-barrel protein has product MKKTVVVLTLLYSLKSFSQEKPATTKEKQIEGVTITATKKAVEQKADRTIFDFSEQPALNSGTLMEGVKKLPGLVVTDIAGMMYQGKLLAVYMDGRPLNISSNELQSFLDGMPANAVERIEIITQPGAEFPATSGGAILNIITSKTAKNYLSATYSGNYSFTNYDKWRSRTNNSLSLNAKNKYFGWQLNVGQNYREGMMRGNIDDLSLTNSDGQRRGYFAKAAMTFDIGMDRLLLNYDIYHNNNDNYTYSTGNFFGTPYQTEDDAKTLNLRNEAVVTYQKRFTDKAKKLDFKYNFSNAKSDFTQNNRLLNQNVLENNSNMNVSTFKVDYSQPMKILDEGKITIGGLYELQNFDTQSRGITNLDYQRQTASTYLELQAKLKKFDFTLGTRAEDYDISGITRSNDLAGNLVEKDLIPFKKFKLFPNASVQYSFMNRVYLALNYNKKINLPSISSLNPNNTIYQNGNSVSTGNPELQPTIFDNYEVKLSAFDYAFIGYNVSVAKNQVMQIVTRETAVDSNTGLTNDYISNRQQNISEMKIHNFNIGLPIPFMIFSKPLKEIMKFNFNPDKINFLYVYAAYQKHELPDMKTKGYMMLNLNAQIILPKDVIFNANYFIIPPRGNYYYFQAVKPIGNNLDLTLSKKFMKDRLKVSVFANDVFNGQKFSFRSVKETPYVIMSNKTDSRSFGISVNYKIPTKNKLAKEAPNMLNQEKKEDGGLMNQGQ; this is encoded by the coding sequence ATGAAAAAGACCGTTGTAGTCCTAACTTTATTATATTCTTTAAAATCCTTTTCACAGGAAAAACCTGCAACCACAAAAGAAAAACAAATCGAAGGCGTAACAATAACCGCCACCAAAAAAGCGGTAGAACAAAAAGCCGACAGAACCATTTTCGATTTTTCGGAACAACCGGCTTTGAACTCGGGAACTTTAATGGAAGGAGTGAAAAAACTTCCAGGTTTAGTAGTGACCGATATTGCGGGAATGATGTATCAGGGAAAGTTATTGGCGGTTTATATGGACGGTCGCCCGCTGAATATTTCGTCAAATGAATTGCAGTCTTTTCTAGACGGAATGCCTGCAAATGCGGTGGAAAGAATTGAAATTATTACACAACCAGGCGCAGAATTTCCTGCAACTTCAGGTGGCGCGATTTTGAATATCATCACTTCTAAAACGGCGAAAAATTATCTATCTGCAACCTATTCAGGAAATTACAGTTTCACGAACTATGATAAATGGAGAAGCAGAACCAATAATTCTTTAAGTTTAAATGCTAAAAATAAATATTTTGGATGGCAACTTAATGTGGGTCAAAATTACCGCGAAGGAATGATGCGTGGAAATATCGACGACCTTTCGCTTACCAATTCAGATGGGCAAAGACGCGGTTATTTTGCAAAAGCAGCCATGACTTTCGATATCGGAATGGACCGATTGCTGTTGAATTACGATATTTACCACAACAATAACGATAACTACACCTACAGTACAGGAAATTTTTTCGGAACGCCCTATCAAACAGAAGATGACGCCAAAACTTTAAACCTGAGAAATGAAGCCGTTGTCACTTATCAGAAAAGATTTACAGACAAAGCGAAAAAGCTCGACTTTAAATATAATTTTAGCAATGCGAAGTCAGATTTTACGCAAAACAACAGGCTTTTGAACCAAAACGTTTTGGAAAACAATTCCAATATGAATGTTTCTACTTTTAAAGTGGATTATTCGCAGCCAATGAAGATTTTGGATGAAGGGAAAATCACCATTGGCGGTTTGTACGAACTTCAAAATTTTGACACCCAAAGTCGTGGAATTACCAATCTTGATTACCAAAGACAAACCGCGTCCACTTATTTGGAACTTCAGGCGAAACTGAAAAAATTTGATTTCACTTTGGGAACAAGGGCGGAAGATTACGATATTTCGGGCATAACAAGAAGTAACGATTTAGCAGGTAATTTGGTGGAAAAAGATTTGATTCCTTTCAAGAAATTTAAACTTTTCCCAAATGCGAGTGTTCAGTACAGTTTCATGAACCGTGTTTATCTTGCCTTGAATTACAACAAGAAAATCAATTTACCAAGCATTTCTTCATTAAATCCGAACAATACGATTTATCAGAATGGGAACTCGGTTTCCACGGGAAATCCTGAACTTCAGCCGACGATTTTCGACAATTACGAGGTGAAACTTTCCGCTTTCGATTATGCGTTTATCGGTTATAATGTGAGTGTGGCGAAAAATCAGGTGATGCAAATCGTCACCAGAGAAACTGCCGTGGATTCCAACACGGGTTTAACCAATGATTACATCTCTAACCGACAACAAAATATTTCGGAGATGAAAATCCATAATTTCAACATCGGTTTGCCAATTCCGTTTATGATTTTTTCAAAACCGTTGAAGGAGATTATGAAATTCAATTTCAATCCCGACAAAATTAATTTCCTTTATGTTTACGCTGCTTATCAGAAGCACGAACTTCCCGATATGAAGACGAAAGGCTACATGATGTTGAACTTAAATGCACAAATAATTTTGCCTAAAGACGTGATTTTCAATGCAAATTACTTCATTATTCCACCGAGAGGAAATTACTATTATTTTCAGGCAGTGAAACCAATCGGGAATAATTTAGATTTAACTTTAAGCAAAAAATTCATGAAGGACCGACTTAAAGTTTCTGTTTTTGCGAATGATGTTTTCAACGGTCAAAAATTCTCTTTCCGTTCTGTGAAAGAAACTCCTTATGTCATCATGTCGAATAAAACCGACAGCAGAAGTTTCGGGATTTCGGTGAACTATAAAATTCCAACCAAGAACAAATTGGCGAAAGAAGCTCCAAACATGCTGAATCAGGAGAAAAAAGAAGATGGCGGATTGATGAATCAGGGACAATAA
- a CDS encoding IS3 family transposase (programmed frameshift), producing the protein MENREKTVEKRTQQDYTMAFKLGIVSRVEKGEFTYKQAQQHYGIQGRSTVLVWLRKYGNLDWSKPTIHTMLQSKETPAEKIKRLEKELADEKLKTKVLNMMIDISDKQYGTQIRKKFYAQTVRQLQEKGLSLSKICRLFGISRQAIYQQRQRLCVREKELEKVKRFVEEVRLEQPRIGTRKLYYLLKNKFKVENIKIGRDALFNYLRRENLLIYPKKRYTRTTFSKHWLRKHPNLLKTTCLKRKEQVFVSDITYIKTKTNVYYLSLVTDAYSRKIMGYELSENMNAENVVKALKMAVKNRTTHLPLIHHSDRGLQYCSEVYQKVLVENKIKPSMTDGYDCYQNALAERINGILKQEFLIHKCKNIQDLKQMVKESIYIYNNKRPHLSLKMKTPETIHKKSGKSISSGLVS; encoded by the exons ATGGAAAATCGAGAGAAGACAGTAGAAAAGCGTACACAACAAGATTACACAATGGCTTTTAAATTAGGTATTGTTAGTCGTGTAGAAAAGGGCGAATTCACTTACAAACAGGCACAACAACATTACGGTATCCAAGGAAGAAGCACCGTTTTGGTTTGGCTCAGAAAATATGGTAATTTAGATTGGAGCAAACCCACCATTCATACCATGTTACAATCCAAAGAAACACCCGCCGAAAAGATTAAAAGATTAGAGAAAGAATTAGCTGATGAGAAACTGAAAACCAAAGTTCTCAATATGATGATTGATATCTCGGACAAGCAATACGGCACACAGATCCGAAAAAAGT TTTACGCCCAAACAGTCAGACAACTCCAAGAAAAAGGATTGAGTTTATCCAAAATCTGCAGATTGTTTGGGATAAGCAGACAAGCCATTTACCAGCAGCGCCAAAGATTATGTGTTCGGGAAAAAGAATTGGAGAAAGTTAAACGATTTGTTGAGGAGGTTCGTTTAGAACAGCCCAGAATAGGAACAAGAAAACTTTATTATTTGCTTAAAAATAAGTTCAAGGTTGAAAACATAAAAATAGGCAGAGATGCGCTGTTCAATTATTTACGAAGAGAAAACCTGCTTATTTATCCTAAGAAAAGATATACAAGAACAACTTTCTCCAAACACTGGCTCAGAAAGCACCCCAACCTTTTGAAAACGACTTGCCTAAAAAGAAAAGAACAGGTATTTGTAAGCGATATCACTTATATAAAAACCAAAACGAATGTCTATTATTTATCTTTGGTTACGGATGCTTACAGCAGAAAAATAATGGGTTACGAATTAAGTGAAAATATGAATGCTGAAAATGTAGTCAAAGCTCTGAAAATGGCCGTTAAAAACAGAACAACTCATCTTCCGCTTATTCATCACTCAGACAGGGGATTGCAATATTGCTCAGAAGTGTATCAGAAAGTACTTGTTGAAAACAAAATAAAACCCTCAATGACAGATGGCTATGATTGTTACCAAAATGCTTTGGCAGAAAGAATAAACGGAATATTGAAGCAGGAATTTTTAATTCATAAATGCAAAAACATTCAGGATTTAAAACAAATGGTTAAAGAAAGTATTTATATTTACAACAACAAAAGACCACATCTTAGTCTGAAGATGAAAACCCCGGAAACAATCCACAAAAAATCCGGAAAATCAATATCTTCCGGATTGGTATCTTAA
- the thrA gene encoding bifunctional aspartate kinase/homoserine dehydrogenase I, whose product MKILKFGGTSVGSVEALRNVKSIIEKEFNKNKPLIVVCSALSGITNALLSASQKALKQNDFSEILKAAEEKHYQIISELLPRTAQNPLLMMVKVSFNEIEDVLFSVKNLGELSDRIKDRLLSYGEQMSSKIVSAFLQSEGFPAVFQDSRKLIATDSHFGNANVDSRKTNENLKNWKLENQIYVVTGFIAKDKNDDTTTLGRGGSDYTAAILGSGLKAEEIQIWTDVDGFLTADPRLVKNAFSQSELSYQEAMEMSYFGAKVIYPPTMIPAIESQIPIYIKNTFKPESQGTLIHQKSEISKGLIKGIVSIEKTCLINITGNGMIGMKGFSGRLFNALARYEVNVILITQASSEHSISFVVAFDDEKKAKTAIYEEFDFEISSNKIDEPQFDNELSILSVVGENMKKTRGISGKFFSALGKNGINIIAIAQGSSELNISAVIERNELSKALNVVHDSLLLSPVKTFNVMFAGTGNIGKELFRQLEREQRNLEENHQIKINVVGITNSREMKIFDNPESDFDLNNIFNTNLQKSDLKEFINSISNKNLPNLVFVDNTSSEDVVAEYSLLFNNNISIVTCNKKGNSSSYEQYSKFKRLAKKNNVSFLYETNVGAGLPIIKTLNDLWISGDEILKIEAILSGTISYIFNNYVGDKTFAEVVRTAQELGYTEPDPRDDLNAMDFSRKMLILGREIGLPLEMSNVNIKDFLPEACLKAESIPAFYEELEKHEPYFSSFKNEAENSGRKLRLIGVLEDGKINIEFQIVDANHPFFGLSGSDNIISFTTSRYKNTPLVVKGPGAGAEVTAAGVFADLVRVTAQ is encoded by the coding sequence ATGAAAATTTTAAAATTTGGGGGAACTTCGGTTGGAAGTGTAGAAGCATTGAGAAATGTAAAATCAATCATTGAGAAAGAATTTAATAAAAACAAACCTTTAATCGTTGTTTGTTCCGCTTTGTCAGGAATCACGAATGCGCTTTTATCGGCGTCGCAAAAAGCTTTAAAACAAAACGATTTTTCTGAAATCTTGAAAGCGGCTGAAGAAAAGCATTATCAGATTATTTCAGAATTGTTGCCAAGAACGGCACAGAATCCATTATTAATGATGGTAAAAGTAAGTTTCAATGAGATTGAAGATGTTTTATTCAGCGTTAAAAATCTAGGTGAATTATCAGACAGAATCAAAGATAGACTGCTTTCTTATGGAGAACAGATGTCGAGTAAGATTGTTTCTGCTTTTCTTCAATCTGAAGGTTTTCCTGCAGTTTTCCAAGATTCAAGAAAGTTAATTGCAACAGATTCTCACTTCGGAAATGCGAATGTCGATTCTAGAAAAACCAATGAAAACCTTAAAAACTGGAAACTGGAAAATCAAATTTATGTAGTAACAGGTTTTATCGCCAAAGATAAAAATGATGATACCACAACTTTGGGTAGAGGAGGTTCAGATTACACCGCAGCAATTCTCGGTTCAGGTTTAAAAGCGGAGGAAATCCAAATTTGGACAGACGTTGACGGTTTCTTAACCGCTGACCCAAGATTAGTAAAGAATGCATTTTCTCAATCCGAATTGAGTTATCAGGAAGCAATGGAAATGTCGTATTTCGGTGCAAAAGTGATTTATCCTCCAACAATGATTCCTGCTATTGAAAGCCAAATTCCGATTTACATTAAAAATACTTTTAAGCCGGAAAGTCAAGGAACTTTGATTCATCAGAAATCTGAAATTTCAAAAGGTCTTATCAAAGGAATTGTTTCTATCGAGAAAACCTGCCTCATTAATATTACTGGAAATGGGATGATTGGGATGAAAGGTTTCAGTGGAAGATTGTTCAATGCTTTGGCGAGATATGAGGTCAATGTAATCCTCATTACGCAGGCAAGTTCTGAACATAGTATTTCGTTTGTCGTTGCTTTTGATGACGAGAAAAAAGCGAAAACGGCAATCTATGAAGAATTTGATTTCGAAATCAGTTCCAACAAAATCGATGAACCGCAGTTCGATAATGAGCTAAGTATTCTTTCTGTCGTTGGCGAGAATATGAAAAAAACGAGAGGAATAAGCGGGAAGTTTTTTAGTGCTTTGGGCAAGAACGGAATCAATATTATTGCCATTGCGCAAGGTTCATCTGAGCTCAATATTTCTGCTGTGATTGAAAGAAATGAACTTTCAAAAGCACTGAATGTTGTTCACGATTCGTTGTTACTTTCACCGGTTAAAACCTTCAATGTGATGTTTGCAGGAACAGGAAATATCGGGAAAGAATTGTTCCGACAATTGGAAAGAGAACAGAGAAATCTCGAAGAAAATCATCAGATTAAAATCAATGTTGTAGGAATTACTAACAGTCGGGAAATGAAAATTTTCGATAATCCTGAATCTGATTTTGATTTAAATAATATTTTTAATACTAATTTACAAAAATCAGATTTGAAAGAATTTATAAATTCGATTTCAAATAAAAATTTACCTAATTTGGTTTTTGTAGACAATACTTCCAGCGAAGATGTTGTTGCAGAATATTCATTGTTATTCAATAATAATATCTCAATTGTAACTTGTAACAAAAAAGGAAATTCTTCGTCTTACGAACAATACAGTAAGTTCAAAAGATTGGCAAAAAAGAACAATGTGAGTTTCTTATATGAGACTAACGTTGGAGCTGGTCTTCCAATTATCAAAACCTTAAATGACCTTTGGATTTCCGGTGACGAAATTCTGAAAATCGAAGCGATTTTGTCAGGAACAATTTCTTATATTTTCAATAATTACGTCGGTGATAAAACTTTTGCTGAGGTTGTAAGAACGGCACAAGAATTAGGTTACACAGAACCAGATCCGAGAGACGATTTGAACGCAATGGATTTCTCCAGAAAAATGCTGATTCTTGGAAGAGAAATCGGATTACCGTTGGAAATGTCAAATGTCAATATCAAAGATTTCCTTCCAGAAGCTTGTCTCAAAGCAGAATCAATTCCTGCCTTCTACGAAGAGCTGGAAAAACACGAACCTTACTTTTCATCATTCAAAAATGAAGCAGAAAATTCCGGAAGAAAATTGAGATTAATTGGTGTTCTTGAAGATGGAAAAATCAACATAGAATTTCAGATTGTAGATGCTAATCATCCGTTTTTCGGATTGTCAGGAAGTGATAATATCATTTCGTTCACAACATCAAGATACAAAAATACGCCGTTAGTTGTAAAAGGTCCGGGCGCAGGTGCAGAAGTTACAGCCGCTGGAGTTTTTGCAGATTTAGTAAGAGTTACAGCTCAATAA
- a CDS encoding homoserine kinase: MDSIKVFAPATVANVVCGYDVLGFAIEEPGDEIILKKNDSHQIIITKIEGDGGKLPKDPKKNVVSHVIRLFLEKINSNQGIDIELYKKMPLNSGMGSSAASSVAALVAINELMGNPYSKQELLPLAMEGERIACGNAHADNVAPALLGGLVLVRSYEPLDALKLPYPKDLSVVSVHPHVDVPTGEARKIIKERISLKSAVQQWGNVAGLVAGFCTNDLNLVRRSMEDVIIEPVRAMLIPYFYEMKQLALDNGAIGFGISGSGPSVFALCEKKEVAEKISTQIKELLNQKNIESEAFVTKINDEGARVI; the protein is encoded by the coding sequence ATGGATTCTATAAAAGTTTTTGCTCCGGCTACAGTTGCCAATGTTGTCTGCGGTTACGATGTTCTCGGTTTTGCAATAGAAGAACCTGGCGATGAAATCATTTTGAAAAAAAATGATTCCCACCAAATCATCATCACAAAAATAGAAGGTGACGGCGGAAAACTTCCAAAAGACCCAAAGAAAAATGTTGTTTCACACGTCATCCGATTATTTCTGGAAAAAATCAACTCCAATCAAGGAATCGATATCGAATTATATAAAAAAATGCCACTCAACAGCGGAATGGGTTCCAGTGCAGCGAGCAGTGTTGCGGCTTTGGTTGCCATTAATGAATTGATGGGAAATCCTTATTCAAAACAAGAATTGTTGCCTCTCGCAATGGAAGGCGAAAGGATTGCCTGTGGAAATGCCCACGCCGATAATGTTGCTCCGGCACTTTTAGGCGGTTTGGTTTTGGTAAGAAGTTATGAACCTTTGGATGCGCTCAAGTTGCCTTATCCGAAAGATTTGTCAGTGGTGTCCGTTCATCCGCACGTGGATGTTCCGACAGGCGAAGCGAGGAAAATCATCAAAGAAAGAATCAGTCTCAAATCAGCTGTTCAGCAATGGGGAAATGTCGCAGGTCTGGTCGCCGGATTTTGCACCAACGATTTGAATTTGGTGCGCCGAAGTATGGAAGATGTCATCATAGAGCCGGTTCGCGCGATGTTGATTCCATATTTTTACGAAATGAAACAGTTGGCTTTGGACAATGGCGCGATTGGTTTCGGGATTTCCGGTTCCGGTCCGTCAGTTTTTGCTTTGTGTGAAAAAAAGGAAGTTGCAGAAAAAATTTCAACTCAAATCAAAGAATTACTCAATCAAAAAAACATAGAAAGCGAAGCATTCGTCACGAAAATCAATGACGAAGGCGCAAGAGTTATTTAA
- the thrC gene encoding threonine synthase — MKYISTRQQQETNIKTAILKALADDGGLFMPEYIPQLDSQFFETLPNLTLQEIGFRVAKEFLGRSISADNLKEIIDEVLNFEIPAVKISENIYSLELFHGPTMAFKDVGARFMARMISYFSEGKPMKVIAATSGDTGSAVASGFFGVPGIEVYILYPKGKVSPLQEKQLTTWGGNIKALEIDGTFDDCQALAKQILSDEELNQKFTLTSANSINIARLIPQSFYYFWAFAQLQKLGKPIVFSVPSGNFGNLTAGLFAKKMGLPVHQFIASTNENDVIPKFLETGNYEAKPSKQTISNAMDVGNPSNFERMKSLFNNDVVEFKKEIESYSFSDEETKTTMRNVKKEFDYTLDPHGAVAYLGLEKYFEKSNEDFIGVLLETAHPAKFVEVVEDVLKEEIVIPEKLEAFNKKEKKSVGFSVDFESVKKYLIEEK; from the coding sequence ATGAAATATATATCAACAAGACAACAACAAGAAACCAATATAAAAACAGCTATTTTAAAAGCTTTGGCAGATGACGGCGGACTTTTTATGCCGGAATACATTCCACAGTTAGATTCTCAATTTTTCGAAACTCTACCCAATCTTACTTTGCAGGAAATTGGTTTTCGAGTGGCAAAAGAATTTCTTGGCAGATCTATTTCTGCGGACAATTTAAAAGAAATCATTGATGAGGTTTTGAATTTCGAAATTCCAGCTGTAAAAATTTCGGAGAACATTTATTCATTAGAATTATTCCACGGTCCAACGATGGCTTTCAAAGATGTTGGAGCGAGATTTATGGCAAGAATGATCTCTTATTTCTCGGAAGGAAAACCAATGAAAGTAATTGCTGCAACTTCCGGCGATACAGGAAGTGCTGTAGCTTCAGGATTTTTTGGAGTTCCAGGGATCGAAGTTTATATTCTTTATCCAAAGGGAAAAGTAAGTCCGTTACAGGAAAAGCAACTGACAACTTGGGGCGGAAATATCAAAGCTTTGGAAATAGACGGAACTTTTGACGATTGTCAAGCTTTGGCAAAACAGATTTTGTCCGACGAGGAACTGAATCAAAAATTTACGTTGACATCAGCAAACAGCATTAACATTGCGAGACTGATTCCACAATCATTTTATTATTTCTGGGCTTTTGCGCAATTACAAAAATTAGGAAAACCAATTGTTTTTTCTGTTCCGAGTGGGAATTTTGGAAACTTAACAGCCGGACTTTTTGCCAAGAAAATGGGATTGCCGGTTCATCAATTCATTGCTTCCACTAATGAAAATGATGTTATTCCAAAATTTTTAGAAACTGGAAATTATGAAGCAAAACCTTCCAAACAAACTATTAGCAATGCAATGGATGTTGGAAATCCAAGTAATTTTGAAAGGATGAAAAGTTTGTTTAATAATGATGTTGTAGAATTCAAGAAAGAGATTGAATCTTATTCTTTCTCCGATGAAGAAACGAAAACTACAATGCGAAATGTGAAGAAAGAATTTGATTATACTCTTGATCCACACGGCGCAGTTGCTTATCTTGGACTCGAAAAATATTTTGAAAAATCGAATGAAGATTTTATTGGTGTTTTATTAGAGACAGCTCATCCAGCGAAGTTTGTAGAAGTGGTGGAAGATGTTCTTAAAGAAGAAATTGTCATTCCGGAAAAACTAGAAGCATTTAACAAAAAAGAAAAAAAATCTGTAGGGTTTTCTGTTGATTTTGAATCCGTGAAAAAATATCTGATAGAGGAGAAATGA
- a CDS encoding RluA family pseudouridine synthase, whose translation MQDHQNFSESQIVFEDNHLIVINKKVGQLVQGDKTGDFSLLDLIKNFIKKRDQKPGNVFLGLVHRIDRPTSGLVIYAKTSKALSRLTQMVKNREIKKTYWAVVAKEMIPQRQRLIHYLQKNEKTNKATVFPKPTQGAKESILNYQILKSLDNFQLLEVDLETGRHHQIRAQLSKIGVPIKGDLKYGSARSNPDGGIHLHARKLEFVHPVTKENLEIIAPVPQNDSVWKACE comes from the coding sequence ATGCAGGATCACCAAAACTTCTCTGAATCGCAAATCGTTTTTGAAGACAATCACCTCATCGTCATCAATAAAAAAGTGGGACAATTGGTTCAAGGCGATAAAACAGGAGATTTTTCCCTGCTCGATTTAATTAAAAACTTCATCAAAAAACGCGACCAAAAACCGGGAAACGTCTTCCTTGGCTTGGTTCATCGTATTGATCGACCGACTTCTGGATTGGTGATTTACGCCAAAACTTCCAAAGCACTTTCGCGATTGACGCAAATGGTGAAAAACCGGGAAATCAAAAAAACATATTGGGCGGTTGTTGCGAAGGAAATGATACCGCAAAGGCAGCGACTGATTCATTATCTTCAAAAAAATGAGAAAACGAACAAAGCCACTGTTTTTCCAAAACCCACTCAAGGTGCGAAAGAATCCATCCTTAATTATCAGATTCTTAAATCTTTAGATAATTTTCAATTGTTGGAAGTAGATTTGGAAACCGGTCGTCATCATCAAATTCGGGCGCAACTTTCAAAGATTGGCGTTCCAATAAAGGGCGATTTAAAATATGGTTCTGCGCGTTCCAATCCCGATGGTGGAATTCATCTTCATGCGAGAAAATTGGAATTTGTTCATCCCGTCACCAAAGAAAATTTGGAAATTATTGCGCCTGTTCCGCAGAATGATTCTGTTTGGAAAGCGTGTGAATAA
- a CDS encoding NUDIX hydrolase → MEELKFCPKCGHKTLQWNGEKKWSCSDCDYVLFHNVAGAVAVVIRCGDEILFTKRNQEPKKGKLDLAGGFVDPKESAEQTCVRELFEEMNIEVDISKLKYLASLPNVYVYKNIPYNTLDLFYEYEVSEKFEVKLEISEISGTFWLKKSEIAIEDIAFDSQKYFFENIY, encoded by the coding sequence ATGGAGGAACTGAAATTCTGCCCAAAATGCGGTCACAAAACTTTGCAATGGAACGGTGAAAAAAAATGGAGCTGCAGCGATTGCGATTATGTTTTGTTTCACAACGTTGCAGGTGCGGTTGCAGTTGTAATAAGATGTGGTGATGAAATTCTTTTTACCAAGAGAAATCAGGAACCCAAAAAAGGAAAACTCGATTTAGCGGGCGGATTTGTAGATCCCAAAGAATCTGCGGAACAAACTTGCGTGCGCGAACTTTTCGAGGAAATGAACATTGAAGTCGATATTTCCAAATTAAAATATTTGGCGAGTTTGCCGAATGTTTATGTGTATAAAAACATTCCCTACAATACTTTAGACCTTTTTTACGAATACGAAGTTTCAGAAAAATTTGAGGTAAAACTTGAAATTTCGGAAATCTCGGGAACGTTTTGGCTGAAAAAATCAGAGATTGCTATTGAAGATATTGCATTCGATTCGCAGAAATATTTCTTTGAAAACATTTACTGA
- the xerD gene encoding site-specific tyrosine recombinase XerD, whose amino-acid sequence MTWDEKIKDFEHFLKFERNFSDNTLDAYLRDIRKLRDYAEFELENVGPLEITYENIQEYLFQLSKKKFSERTQARWISSIKAFFKYLLDDEVRSDNPATLLEGPKLGLYLPDTLSFDDVDKIINAIDVSNDLGKRNKCMIEVLYGCGLRVSELIELKISNINFKELYLKVEGKGDKTRYVPLAKFTAKLIKEYISEVRSKYKINKKCEDILFLNSRGSAMSRVIVFIIIKELTEKAGINKKISPHTFRHSFATHLLQNGADLRYIQEMLGHSSITTTEIYTHLKNEELRDVILNYHPRNKG is encoded by the coding sequence ATGACTTGGGATGAAAAAATAAAAGACTTTGAGCACTTTCTGAAATTTGAGCGGAACTTTTCAGACAATACTTTGGATGCGTATTTAAGAGACATTAGAAAACTCCGCGATTACGCAGAATTCGAGTTGGAAAATGTCGGTCCACTTGAAATTACCTACGAAAATATACAGGAATACCTTTTTCAGCTTTCAAAGAAAAAATTCAGCGAGCGAACGCAGGCGAGATGGATTTCTTCCATAAAGGCGTTCTTCAAATATCTTTTGGATGATGAAGTGCGTTCCGATAATCCAGCAACTTTGCTTGAAGGACCAAAACTCGGACTTTATCTTCCCGACACCCTAAGTTTCGACGATGTGGATAAAATTATCAACGCCATTGATGTTTCCAACGATTTGGGAAAAAGAAACAAATGTATGATTGAGGTTCTTTATGGTTGCGGACTGCGTGTTTCTGAACTCATCGAGTTGAAAATCTCCAACATCAATTTCAAAGAACTTTACTTAAAAGTTGAGGGAAAAGGCGATAAAACACGGTACGTTCCTCTAGCAAAATTTACGGCAAAACTGATTAAGGAGTACATTTCCGAAGTTCGTTCAAAGTACAAAATCAATAAAAAATGTGAGGATATCCTGTTCTTGAACAGTCGCGGTTCTGCGATGTCGAGAGTAATTGTCTTCATCATCATTAAAGAATTAACCGAAAAAGCGGGAATCAACAAGAAGATTTCGCCGCATACTTTCCGACATTCTTTTGCGACGCATCTTTTACAAAACGGTGCAGATTTGCGCTACATTCAGGAAATGTTGGGACATTCGAGTATCACGACGACTGAAATTTACACCCATTTGAAAAACGAAGAACTTCGTGATGTGATCCTCAATTATCATCCAAGAAACAAAGGCTAA
- a CDS encoding deoxycytidylate deaminase — protein sequence MAMEWAKLSYCERKKVGSLIVKDRMIISDGYNGTPSGFENCCEDEAGKTHWFVLHAEANAILKLAGSTQSAKDSTLYLTLSPCKECSKLILQAGIKKLVYIDEYSDFDGVEFLKNHGIEVLKISKSELL from the coding sequence ATGGCGATGGAATGGGCAAAACTCTCCTACTGTGAACGAAAGAAAGTAGGTTCGCTCATTGTAAAAGACCGAATGATTATTTCTGACGGGTACAACGGAACGCCATCAGGATTTGAAAATTGCTGCGAAGATGAAGCAGGAAAAACGCACTGGTTCGTACTTCATGCAGAAGCGAACGCCATTTTGAAATTAGCGGGTTCTACACAATCGGCGAAAGATTCAACATTATATTTAACCTTGTCGCCATGCAAAGAATGCAGCAAACTCATTTTGCAGGCGGGAATAAAAAAACTAGTCTACATCGATGAATATTCAGATTTTGACGGTGTGGAATTTTTGAAAAATCACGGAATTGAGGTTTTAAAAATCTCAAAGTCCGAGTTGCTATAA